One segment of Panicum virgatum strain AP13 chromosome 1K, P.virgatum_v5, whole genome shotgun sequence DNA contains the following:
- the LOC120701883 gene encoding probable LRR receptor-like serine/threonine-protein kinase At3g47570 — translation MADLFIKLHRHFYISVHVFFILLCTLPSSIAVTEKFSDDRQALLSFKSQLSNDPLGALASWHNDSANFCKWQGITCSKRHTNRVIALDLHSKGLVGQIPLSIANLSFLTAIDLSDNHLHSAIPYEIGGLKRLRKLNLSMNSLDGTIPAALSSLSSLEEISLWNNSLSGEIPSNLSRCSNLKLIHFSSNKLQGRIPTWVGTLPALQALILSGNKFVGNIPDSLGTTPSLTYVNLGQNYLTGGIPRNITNSQSLQSLVLPYNGLSGRIPPELFNSSSLLVLDLTRNNFNGAIPSVSSVSSPLFSLTLGGNSLSGSIPVSLANFSSLSMLYLGDNNLIGSIPDSLGMLQLEKLDISINKLSGLVPYSIYNMSSLTFLSIGNNSFAGKLPWNIGLLLPSISTLILQANRFEGPIPTSLANASSIEVLDLGVNSFHGLVPKLGTLTMLKELDTGVNHLEGQVWSSLSSLVNCSNLVKLLLDDNKFTGSLPESVGNFTININWLWLSKNKFSGSIPSSIGNLKNLTLLYADQNQLTGSIPSNIGDLHKLGSLSLARNKLTGVIPNSIGNLEQVEELYLDNNELEGTIPSTLEGCKNLLILNLSSNSLDGSIPVELFRLSSLSRGLDLSNNLISGSIPSQVGNLINLGQLYLSGNLLSGKVPVSIGQCVLLQSLKLDQNSLDGGIPDSFRNLKGIEEMDLSQNQLSGPIPSFFGSYTSLQYLNLSFNDFSGPVPTGSPFDSTAEVSLQGNKMLCALTTTHGLPPCYLSGKRISYILKIVLPLGIFSLLSLLVLLWLFFTKRRRQPQRVFISNRKLKKVSYADIVKGTNHFSPDNLVGMGRFGAVYKAVLDVAAPPVAIKVFNLEQHGAVKSFCDECKVLKTIRHRNLINAITLCSTIDYSGKEFKALIFEYMPNGSLEKWIHPTTYGSGERPLNLRERINIAMDVAYALDYLHNHCVPALVHCDLKPSNILLDYDMTAHVADFGLTKFLNTSSSMQHNSSTMSSCGPIGSIGYIAPEYALGVKNTTEGDVYSYGVLLLQMITGKRPTDEIFKDGLNLHNFVYAAFPERISEILDANLLQELSDTGCDSEEQNCAEAWMHGCIIPLLKVGLLCCMELPRQRLRIGDVCSEVAGIKDEYLMSLLQLKQRNGY, via the exons ATGGCTGATCTGTTCATAAAGCTTCACCGACACTTCTATATTTCAGTTCATGTCTTCTTCATCCTACTCTGCACCTTGCCATCTTCAATTGCAGTCACTGAAAAATTCTCAGATGACAGACAAGCTCTCCTATCTTTCAAGTCACAGCTCTCCAATGATCCTCTTGGAGCATTGGCCTCATGGCACAATGATTCTGCCAATTTCTGCAAGTGGCAAGGAATCACATGCAGTAAGAGGCACACTAATCGTGTCATTGCACTGGACTTGCACTCCAAGGGCCTTGTTGGTCAGATACCACTCAGTATAGCCAACCTCTCTTTCCTCACAGCCATTGACCTATCTGATAATCATCTCCACAGTGCCATACCCTATGAAATTGGTGGCCTAAAGAGGCTTAGAAAGCTGAACCTAAGTATGAATTCACTCGACGGCACGATACCTGCAGCTTTGTCGTCGTTGTCTAGCCTCGAGGAGATCAGCCTCTGGAACAATTCACTCTCAGGTGAGATCCCTTCAAACCTTAGCCGATGCTCCAACCTCAAGTTAATCCATTTTAGTAGCAACAAGCTCCAAGGAAGAATTCCTACATGGGTTGGCACACTCCCTGCCCTCCAAGCATTGATTCTGTCAGGAAATAAATTTGTCGGTAACATCCCTGACTCATTAGGCACTACGCCATCTCTTACCTATGTTAACCTAGGCCAAAACTACCTTACTGGAGGAATTCCACGTAATATAACAAACAGTCAATCTCTGCAATCCCTAGTACTCCCATATAATGGTCTTAGCGGCAGGATTCCTCCAGAATTGTTCAATAGCTCGTCCCTCTTGGTGCTTGATCTTACACGCAACAATTTCAACGGAGCTATACCATCTGTCAGTTCAGTGTCATCACCTCTTTTTTCCCTTACCTTGGGCGGTAACAGCCTTTCAGGAAGCATCCCTGTATCCCTGGCGAATTTTTCTTCCCTTTCGATGTTGTACCTTGGTGACAACAACCTCATTGGTAGCATACCTGATAGTTTGGGCATGTTGCAACTTGAAAAATTGGATATAAGCATCAATAAGCTGTCAGGCTTGGTACCATACAGTATTTATAATATGTCATCATTAACTTTTCTAAGCATTGGTAATAACTCCTTTGCTGGAAAACTTCCATGGAACATTGGTCTCCTCCTACCTTCCATTAGCACATTGATACTACAAGCGAACAGATTTGAGGGTCCGATTCCAACCTCATTAGCCAATGCATCTAGTATTGAAGTCCTTGATCTTGGGGTGAACTCATTCCATGGGTTAGTTCCTAAATTAGGGACCTTGACTATGCTGAAGGAATTGGACACAGGTGTGAATCACCTCGAAGGACAAGTTTGgagctctctctcctctctcgtaAATTGCAGCAATCTGGTCAAATTGCTCTTAGATGACAATAAGTTCACAGGAAGCCTGCCTGAATCAGTTGGCAATTTTACGATAAATATCAACTGGTTATGGTTAAGCAAGAACAAATTTTCAGGAAGCATACCTTCTAGCATTGGGAACCTTAAGAACCTGACATTGCTTTATGCAGACCAGAATCAGTTAACTGGAAGTATTCCTTCAAACATTGGCGATCTACACAAATTGGGTTCTCTAAGCTTGGCAAGAAATAAGCTTACAGGTGTCATTCCAAATTCTATCGGTAATCTTGAACAGGTGGAGGAGCTGTACCTGGACAATAATGAACTAGAGGGGACAATACCATCCACTTTAGAAGGCTGCAAAAATTTGCTGATTCTAAACTTGTCATCTAACAGCCTTGATGGAAGCATACCAGTAGAACTCTTTAGACTCTCATCACTTTCACGCGGATTGGACTTATCCAACAACCTCATTAGTGGTTCAATACCATCACAGGTTGGGAATCTTATAAATCTTGGACAGTTATATCTTTCAGGAAACCTGCTGTCAGGAAAAGTTCCAGTTTCCATTGGACAATGTGTGCTTTTGCAATCCCTGAAATTGGATCAGAACTCCCTTGATGGTGGTATTCCTGACTCCTTCAGAAACTTAAAAGGTATTGAGGAAATGGACCTCTCTCAAAACCAGTTATCAGGACCCATTCCAAGTTTCTTCGGATCGTATACTTCATTGCAATACTTGAACCTGTCTTTCAATGATTTTAGCGGGCCAGTTCCAACTGGAAGTCCTTTCGACAGTACAGCTGAGGTATCCCTTCAAGGAAATAAGATGTTATGTGCATTAACTACAACACATGGGTTGCCACCCTGCTACTTGAGTGGAAAAAGGATATCTTATATCTTGAAGATTGTTCTTCCACTTGGTATTTTTTCCTTGCTTTCATTGCTAGTTCTATTGTGGTTATTTTTCACTAAGAGGAGAAGACAACCTCAGAGGGTTTTCATCAGTAACAGGAAGCTGAAGAAAGTATCTTATGCTGACATTGTCAAGGGAACTAACCATTTCTCACCTGATAATTTAGTTGGGATGGGTCGGTTCGGGGCAGTATATAAGGCTGTATTGGACGTTGCTGCTCCTCCTGTAGCAATTAAAGTGTTCAATCTTGAGCAACATGGAGCAGTGAAGAGCTTTTGTGATGAATGCAAGGTCCTGAAAACAATTCGTCACCGGAATCTAATCAACGCCATCACCTTGTGTTCTACCATCGATTACAGTGGGAAGGAGTTTAAAGCTCTCATCTTTGAATATATGCCAAATGGTAGTTTGGAGAAGTGGATCCATCCGACAACATATGGATCCGGAGAGAGGCCACTAAACCTTAGGGAAAGGATAAACATAGCCATGGACGTCGCATATGCTTTGGATTATCTTCATAACCATTGTGTGCCTGCGTTGGTTCATTGTGATCTGAAGCCAAGCAATATTCTATTGGATTATGACATGACAGCACATGTTGCTGACTTTGGATTGACAAAATTTCTGAATACAAGCTCATCCATGCAGCATAACAGTTCTACAATGTCATCATGTGGACCCATCGGTTCAATCGGATATATTGCACCAG AGTATGCcctgggcgtcaagaatacaaCTGAAGGTGATGTCTATAGCTATGGAGTACTTCTTCTACAAATGATCACCGGAAAGAGACCAACTGATGAAATATTCAAGGATGGCTTAAACCTCCACAATTTTGTGTATGCGGCATTTCCGGAAAGGATCAGCGAGATTTTGGATGCTAATTTGCTACAAGAACTCAGTGATACTGGTTGTGATTCTGAAGAACAAAATTGTGCTGAAGCTTGGATGCACGGCTGCATTATCCCACTCCTCAAAGTAGGCCTTTTATGCTGCATGGAGCTGCCAAGACAACGATTGAGGATCGGCGATGTCTGCAGTGAAGTTGCTGGAATCAAAGACGAATACTTAATGTCACTGCTGCAATTGAAGCAACGTAATGGTTATTAG